The Cystobacter fuscus DSM 2262 genome includes a region encoding these proteins:
- a CDS encoding trypsin-like serine protease, whose amino-acid sequence MRWSSALCVFLGACTTQDGPPETNLQSSGQEIINGTPYEAENSGLVMMVSNGSLCSATLLNNEWVLTAKHCNVVVGATAYMGSQSRGVIQVVNHPNLDVTLAHLQSPLSMRNSSNGYFRALRTTPLAVGEAVQCFGYGLDTFNAGAGTLRTAPLSLSSRTENEYNFDRNGSGQVQWKGDSGGPCIDSEGRAVSVTSYCWYGNNEVYSCASVRSDVFASWANDYTNLRTGASYRIQVKADGRFLHEHGWGDKLISTRYQPNDDYTQFILEPNGEGWRIKVKADGLYLHEDGWGDKLISTRYQSNDDYTVFLFTPSGDGSWRISVKADGLYLHEDGWGDKLISTRYQSNDDYARFYLTRVDSPVNFEFGDARRTTSTGDWAAFSWKSECANGEMVAGLSLNPTSRNTRIALCRASGDSRFPHNGCYTRHFSTGDSRGTLATGDWDSGYYKGECGTNEFVAGVAQDTAHGITAMLCCPGAVAHNACVARVFDGQNGGWNPASGDWDPGNWKGECGPGSYAAGLSRSTSTGRPHALLCCGP is encoded by the coding sequence GTGCGCTGGTCGTCGGCGCTGTGTGTCTTCCTTGGCGCATGCACCACTCAGGACGGTCCGCCGGAAACGAATCTCCAGTCCTCGGGCCAGGAGATCATCAACGGCACCCCGTACGAGGCGGAGAACAGCGGCCTCGTCATGATGGTCAGCAACGGCTCGCTCTGCAGCGCCACGCTGCTCAACAACGAGTGGGTGCTCACCGCGAAGCATTGCAACGTCGTCGTGGGAGCGACGGCGTATATGGGCTCGCAGTCCCGCGGGGTGATTCAGGTGGTCAACCACCCGAACCTGGATGTCACCCTGGCACACCTGCAGAGCCCGCTGAGCATGAGGAACTCGAGCAACGGCTACTTCAGGGCACTGCGCACCACGCCGCTCGCGGTGGGGGAAGCGGTGCAGTGCTTTGGATACGGCCTCGACACCTTCAACGCGGGTGCTGGCACGTTGCGCACGGCGCCCCTGAGCCTCAGCAGCCGCACGGAGAACGAATACAACTTCGACCGGAACGGCTCGGGCCAGGTGCAGTGGAAGGGGGACTCGGGAGGCCCCTGCATCGACAGCGAGGGCAGGGCCGTCAGCGTCACGTCCTACTGCTGGTACGGGAACAACGAAGTGTATTCCTGTGCCTCGGTGCGCTCCGATGTGTTCGCGAGCTGGGCGAATGACTATACCAACCTCCGGACCGGTGCCAGCTATCGCATCCAGGTGAAGGCGGATGGCCGCTTCCTCCACGAGCATGGCTGGGGTGACAAGTTGATCAGCACACGCTACCAGCCCAACGACGACTACACCCAGTTCATCCTGGAGCCCAATGGCGAGGGCTGGCGGATCAAGGTGAAGGCGGATGGCCTCTACCTCCACGAGGATGGCTGGGGTGACAAGTTGATCAGCACGCGCTACCAGTCCAACGACGACTACACCGTGTTCCTGTTCACTCCCTCTGGAGATGGAAGCTGGCGCATCTCCGTCAAGGCAGACGGTCTCTACCTCCACGAGGATGGCTGGGGTGACAAGTTGATCAGCACGCGCTACCAGTCCAACGATGATTACGCCCGGTTCTATCTGACGCGGGTCGACAGTCCGGTGAACTTCGAGTTCGGGGATGCGCGCCGCACCACCTCCACCGGCGACTGGGCCGCCTTCAGCTGGAAGTCCGAGTGCGCCAACGGGGAGATGGTGGCCGGCCTGTCCCTCAACCCCACCTCGCGCAATACCCGCATCGCGCTGTGCCGCGCCAGCGGTGACTCCCGCTTCCCGCACAACGGCTGCTACACCCGGCACTTCTCCACCGGCGACAGCCGCGGAACCCTCGCCACCGGCGACTGGGATTCCGGGTACTACAAGGGGGAGTGCGGCACGAACGAGTTCGTCGCCGGTGTGGCCCAGGACACCGCCCACGGGATCACCGCCATGCTCTGCTGCCCCGGCGCGGTGGCCCACAACGCCTGCGTCGCCCGCGTCTTCGACGGCCAGAATGGAGGCTGGAACCCCGCCTCGGGCGACTGGGACCCCGGGAATTGGAAGGGCGAGTGCGGTCCCGGCAGCTACGCCGCGGGCCTCTCCCGCAGCACCTCCACCGGCAGGCCCCACGCGCTGCTCTGCTGCGGCCCGTAA
- a CDS encoding sigma 54-interacting transcriptional regulator, with translation MSRSEPRDSQSPPLVAEVSTAIGHERRAAASADQVVPVLTLLSHPTATRAGERLLLEGIAAGREVALSRNGPNFTRPGETFGQPLSDPFVSRNPLVFSPGEGGRLRLRVGEGGTRVVADERLVTSREFTPEELAAGVLLELSGRVVLLLHLDSGRARAPGDTLGMVGESPGIRRVREHIQRIADLHVPVLIRGETGTGKELVAQAIHQHGPRKGHSFISVNLGAIPKELAAAELFGAHRGAFTGATREREGFFRAAQGGTLFLDEVGEAPPEVQVMLLRVLETGELYPVGGHTPIKTDVRLIAATDANLEEHIREGRFKAPLLHRLAGYEIRLPPLRERREDIGMLFQHFAREELEAIGEAHRLTPRDPYAEPWLSASLAVRLLRYSWPGNIRQLRNLTRQLVIGSRGQPVLQLDSRLAGELDATGPVQKPAEPAAPPTAVARRKSTEVTGDELLSALRRHAWDLKSAADALGIPRSSIYDLIDKHPNIRRAGTLSAEEIAACHRECGGDLDAMVQRLEVSKKALNRRLKELGLA, from the coding sequence ATGTCCCGCTCCGAGCCCCGCGATTCCCAGTCCCCCCCGCTGGTCGCCGAGGTCTCCACGGCCATCGGTCACGAGCGGCGCGCCGCGGCATCCGCCGACCAGGTGGTGCCGGTGCTGACCCTCTTGTCCCATCCCACGGCCACCCGGGCCGGAGAGCGGCTCCTGCTGGAGGGGATCGCCGCCGGTCGGGAGGTGGCCCTGTCTCGCAACGGCCCGAACTTCACCCGGCCTGGAGAGACCTTCGGGCAGCCCCTGTCCGACCCTTTCGTGAGCCGCAACCCCCTCGTGTTCTCACCGGGCGAAGGGGGGCGGCTCCGGCTGCGCGTGGGCGAGGGCGGAACCCGGGTGGTGGCGGACGAACGGCTCGTGACGAGCCGTGAATTCACGCCGGAGGAACTGGCGGCGGGCGTGCTGTTGGAACTCTCGGGCCGGGTGGTGTTGCTGCTGCACCTGGACTCGGGCAGGGCGCGAGCACCCGGTGACACGCTGGGCATGGTGGGCGAGAGTCCTGGCATCCGGCGCGTACGCGAGCACATCCAGCGCATCGCCGACCTCCATGTCCCGGTGTTGATCCGGGGGGAGACCGGGACGGGCAAGGAACTGGTGGCCCAGGCCATCCACCAGCACGGCCCGCGCAAGGGGCACTCCTTCATCAGCGTGAACCTGGGCGCCATCCCCAAGGAGTTGGCGGCCGCCGAGCTGTTCGGCGCGCACCGGGGCGCCTTCACTGGAGCGACGCGGGAGCGCGAGGGCTTCTTCCGGGCGGCCCAGGGGGGCACCCTGTTCCTCGACGAGGTGGGCGAGGCGCCTCCGGAGGTGCAGGTGATGCTGCTCCGGGTGCTGGAGACCGGTGAGCTGTACCCGGTGGGTGGGCATACGCCCATCAAGACGGATGTCCGGCTGATCGCCGCGACCGATGCCAACCTGGAGGAGCACATCCGGGAGGGGCGCTTCAAGGCGCCGTTGCTGCATCGTCTGGCGGGTTATGAAATCCGGCTGCCCCCCTTGCGCGAGCGCCGTGAGGACATCGGGATGCTGTTCCAGCACTTCGCCCGGGAGGAGCTGGAGGCCATTGGCGAGGCCCACCGCCTGACGCCCCGGGATCCCTATGCCGAGCCGTGGTTGTCGGCGTCGCTCGCGGTGCGCCTGCTGCGCTACTCGTGGCCCGGCAACATCCGGCAGTTGCGCAACCTCACCCGGCAGTTGGTGATTGGCAGCCGGGGGCAGCCCGTGCTGCAACTGGACTCGCGGCTCGCCGGGGAACTGGACGCCACGGGGCCCGTCCAGAAGCCAGCGGAACCCGCCGCTCCCCCCACGGCGGTGGCTCGCCGCAAGTCCACCGAGGTCACCGGGGACGAGCTCCTCTCGGCGCTCCGGCGGCACGCCTGGGATCTCAAGTCGGCGGCGGACGCGCTCGGCATTCCGCGCTCCTCCATCTACGATCTCATCGACAAGCACCCGAACATCCGCAGGGCGGGGACCCTGAGCGCGGAGGAGATCGCCGCCTGCCACCGGGAGTGCGGAGGCGACCTGGACGCCATGGTCCAGCGCCTGGAGGTGTCCAAGAAGGCGCTCAACCGGCGCCTCAAGGAACTGGGGCTGGCTTGA
- a CDS encoding tetratricopeptide repeat protein, giving the protein MTPHDKLVQQVSEFLERKRNREALKLVREAWTQGTRSVHLKLLEAEACKALLPPDTTGALRAYEEAIALEPDNWRAYNDMGLYLMSEGKRYLKRAVEVLEEARRRAPTQPEPSLNLVLAYARTGRDNESVELAQQILRDLPPDHPLHPQATALVEALLAP; this is encoded by the coding sequence ATGACTCCACACGACAAGTTGGTTCAACAGGTCTCCGAATTCCTGGAGAGGAAGCGCAACCGGGAGGCCTTGAAGCTGGTGCGCGAGGCCTGGACCCAGGGAACGCGCTCGGTGCACCTCAAGCTGCTGGAGGCGGAGGCCTGCAAGGCCCTGCTGCCCCCGGATACGACGGGCGCCCTGCGCGCCTACGAGGAAGCCATCGCGCTGGAACCGGACAACTGGCGGGCCTACAACGACATGGGCCTGTACCTGATGAGCGAGGGCAAGCGCTACCTGAAGCGCGCCGTCGAGGTCCTCGAAGAGGCACGGCGCCGAGCGCCCACCCAGCCCGAGCCCTCGCTCAACCTCGTGCTCGCGTACGCGCGGACCGGCCGGGACAACGAGAGCGTCGAGCTGGCCCAGCAGATCCTGCGGGACCTGCCTCCGGACCACCCCCTCCACCCCCAGGCCACGGCGCTCGTGGAAGCACTGCTCGCCCCCTGA
- a CDS encoding M91 family zinc metallopeptidase, translating into MAPISSRLPSPPPARTVSPGPSTPSAPSAPPARAASPAPSTTGPAAPQPTRTASPAPSTTAAAPTGRTPPPALPASVTQQEFPNNAQKQEATAHLNTIKQNLGQPNLHVGPTTTYSVQGGKEQYHATQVGQIKIVDQNADLKFTNGVLNDLSMISSKPSGKAMLNSINSYDGTNGKTAQNVAVYHREGLGNSTDKASESPGLQMHKGARVDINGKPGLGLSPEEAKNESSLKPKYGAFNADANKPSHVTLMHELVHADDIVRGINNANDIQLGQNKAMKVNEARATGVSKFRDDAYMQGQSSKPQIYSENTYRKECGLPERLFYSSSAEVKVSGFMGFPSSGPPKVVDPKGHMDNYLNNLQTK; encoded by the coding sequence TTGGCTCCTATCTCGTCACGTCTCCCGTCCCCTCCGCCGGCACGCACCGTATCGCCCGGTCCCTCCACGCCGAGTGCTCCGTCCGCTCCGCCGGCGCGCGCCGCATCACCCGCTCCCTCCACGACGGGTCCCGCGGCGCCTCAGCCGACGCGCACCGCATCGCCCGCTCCCTCCACGACGGCTGCCGCCCCGACGGGGCGCACGCCTCCGCCTGCGCTCCCGGCGAGCGTCACCCAGCAGGAGTTTCCGAACAACGCGCAGAAGCAGGAGGCCACGGCGCACCTGAACACCATCAAGCAGAACCTGGGTCAGCCGAATCTCCACGTGGGGCCGACCACCACGTACTCGGTTCAGGGCGGCAAGGAGCAGTACCACGCGACCCAGGTGGGCCAGATCAAGATCGTGGACCAGAACGCCGACCTCAAGTTCACCAACGGCGTGCTCAATGACCTGTCGATGATCTCGAGCAAGCCGTCCGGCAAGGCCATGCTCAACAGCATCAACTCGTACGATGGCACCAACGGCAAGACCGCCCAGAACGTCGCCGTCTACCACCGGGAGGGTCTGGGCAATTCGACCGACAAGGCCTCGGAGTCGCCCGGACTGCAAATGCACAAGGGGGCGCGGGTCGATATCAACGGCAAGCCGGGCCTCGGTCTCTCCCCCGAGGAGGCGAAGAATGAGTCCTCGCTCAAGCCGAAGTACGGCGCGTTCAACGCGGATGCGAACAAGCCCTCGCACGTGACGCTGATGCATGAGCTCGTCCATGCGGATGACATCGTGCGCGGCATCAACAACGCCAATGACATCCAGCTCGGCCAGAACAAGGCGATGAAGGTCAACGAGGCGCGTGCGACCGGCGTCAGCAAGTTCCGCGACGACGCGTACATGCAAGGACAGTCCTCCAAGCCCCAGATCTATTCGGAGAACACCTACCGCAAGGAGTGTGGTCTCCCCGAGCGGCTCTTCTACTCGTCGTCCGCCGAGGTCAAGGTGTCCGGGTTCATGGGCTTCCCCAGCAGCGGCCCGCCGAAGGTGGTCGATCCGAAGGGCCACATGGACAACTACCTCAACAACCTCCAGACGAAGTGA
- a CDS encoding esterase/lipase family protein, translating into MTPKDTEAPAAQADLAPPALAGALAAPLPAARAGGGKLEFALGVLNGVLGDYLHRQNNGLATPMELFLDGHPVRLDRESLRRAYPAPTGRLALWVHGLAVTEAIWSFPGEPAVTYGALLQRDQGVTPLYLRYNTGLHISDNGEALARLLETLMVCYPVPIEELILVGYSMGGLVVRSACHVAAEAGHSWLSRVRRALYLGVPHLGSPLERAGKAVSQVLRAIPNPYTQLVADVVDLRSSGVKDLGYGNLVKQDWEDAEGEAHLQNRRHPVPLLPELSHHLLVGSLGNDERHLLSMLFGDGVVPLASAAGRADPEDRSPVFPQENVKVVAGLDHFALAHHPDVYAQVRAWCEQELP; encoded by the coding sequence ATGACACCCAAAGACACTGAAGCTCCAGCGGCGCAGGCCGACCTGGCCCCACCCGCCCTCGCTGGAGCACTCGCCGCGCCGCTGCCCGCCGCCCGGGCCGGTGGCGGCAAGCTGGAGTTCGCCCTCGGGGTCCTCAACGGCGTGCTGGGGGACTACCTCCACCGCCAGAACAACGGGCTGGCCACGCCGATGGAGCTCTTCCTCGACGGGCACCCGGTGCGGCTCGACCGGGAGTCGCTCCGGCGTGCGTACCCCGCCCCCACGGGCCGGCTGGCGCTCTGGGTACACGGGCTCGCCGTCACCGAGGCCATCTGGTCCTTCCCTGGCGAGCCCGCGGTGACCTACGGCGCGCTGCTGCAACGGGACCAGGGCGTGACGCCGCTCTACCTCCGCTACAACACGGGTCTGCACATCTCCGACAACGGCGAGGCCCTGGCCCGGCTGCTGGAGACGCTGATGGTCTGTTACCCCGTCCCCATCGAGGAACTCATCCTGGTGGGCTACAGCATGGGCGGGCTCGTGGTGCGCAGCGCGTGCCACGTGGCCGCCGAGGCGGGGCACTCCTGGTTGTCCCGGGTCCGCCGCGCCCTCTACCTGGGCGTACCGCACCTGGGCTCGCCACTCGAACGGGCGGGCAAGGCGGTGAGCCAGGTGCTGCGAGCGATTCCCAATCCCTACACGCAATTGGTGGCGGACGTCGTCGACCTGCGCAGCAGCGGCGTGAAGGATCTGGGTTACGGCAACCTGGTGAAGCAGGACTGGGAGGACGCCGAGGGCGAGGCTCACCTCCAGAACCGCCGCCACCCCGTCCCGCTGCTCCCGGAGCTGTCCCATCACCTGCTCGTCGGATCACTGGGTAACGATGAGCGCCACCTGCTCTCGATGCTCTTCGGCGACGGCGTGGTGCCCCTGGCAAGCGCCGCGGGACGGGCGGATCCGGAGGACCGCTCGCCTGTGTTTCCGCAGGAGAACGTCAAGGTCGTGGCGGGGTTGGACCACTTCGCCCTGGCCCACCACCCGGATGTCTATGCCCAGGTGAGGGCCTGGTGCGAACAGGAGCTTCCATGA
- a CDS encoding SMP-30/gluconolactonase/LRE family protein: MRSFLLAVTALVMASCAHQAPGSSPGSSSTPLELVASSPRQWTGIAVSQKGRIFVNFPRWSEDVPVSVAELKDGEIVPYPNATWNTWTPETQDPQRFVAVQSVVIDDQDRLWVLDTGNPQFKGVITPPRLHQFDLARDELVRSYTFAPEVSSGDSYLNDVTFDTKRNVAYLTDSQAGGLVVLNLESGNARKVLAQHPSTHAEEQPLTVMGRTMKKRVQSDGIALSPDRETLYWTALTGHVLWRIPTAALLDFQQKDEAIAPRIERVHTIVATDGIMFDRNGTLWLGGLEDSSIHRYVPGGAYTQVVQDNRLRWPDSFAQGPDGKIYVTTSQIHLPPAERGPYEIHRFTP, from the coding sequence ATGCGTTCGTTCCTCCTGGCCGTCACCGCGCTCGTGATGGCGTCCTGCGCCCACCAGGCCCCTGGCTCCTCCCCAGGCTCGTCCTCCACCCCCCTGGAGCTCGTGGCCAGCTCGCCCCGTCAGTGGACGGGGATCGCCGTGTCCCAGAAGGGCCGCATCTTCGTCAACTTCCCCCGCTGGTCCGAGGACGTCCCCGTCTCCGTCGCCGAGCTGAAGGACGGCGAGATCGTCCCCTATCCCAACGCCACCTGGAACACCTGGACGCCCGAGACGCAGGATCCCCAGCGCTTCGTCGCCGTGCAGAGCGTGGTCATCGACGACCAGGACCGGCTGTGGGTGCTGGACACCGGCAACCCCCAGTTCAAGGGCGTCATCACCCCGCCCCGGCTCCACCAGTTCGACCTCGCCCGCGACGAGCTGGTGCGCAGCTACACCTTCGCGCCCGAGGTCTCCTCCGGCGACAGCTACCTCAATGACGTGACGTTCGACACCAAGCGCAACGTCGCCTACCTCACCGACTCGCAGGCCGGGGGCCTCGTGGTGCTCAACCTCGAGAGCGGCAACGCGCGCAAGGTGCTCGCCCAACACCCCTCCACCCACGCCGAGGAGCAGCCCCTCACGGTGATGGGCCGGACGATGAAGAAGCGCGTCCAGTCCGACGGCATCGCGCTCTCCCCGGACCGCGAGACGCTCTACTGGACGGCGCTCACCGGCCACGTGCTGTGGCGCATCCCCACCGCGGCCCTGCTCGACTTCCAGCAGAAGGACGAGGCGATCGCCCCGCGCATCGAGCGCGTGCACACCATCGTCGCCACCGACGGCATCATGTTTGACCGCAACGGGACACTCTGGCTCGGCGGCCTGGAGGACAGCTCCATCCACCGCTACGTTCCCGGGGGTGCCTACACGCAGGTCGTCCAGGACAACCGCCTGCGCTGGCCCGACAGCTTCGCCCAGGGTCCCGATGGGAAGATCTACGTCACCACCTCGCAGATCCACCTGCCCCCCGCGGAGCGCGGCCCGTACGAAATCCACCGCTTCACGCCCTGA
- a CDS encoding cysteine hydrolase family protein, whose protein sequence is MPDQRSDTALLIIDVINDLEFPGGERVLPWAERMVERLAPFAQRMRKAGVPVIYVNDNFDHWRSNFSDVYKYCTRPGARGRKVARALKPDPDDYFILKPKHSAFFATSLVPLLQHLGTKKLILSGIATNLCVFFSAHDAHMYEYKLTVLSDCCCAESDTDHDLALRQLQQFLRVRVCRGDEIKQVKTGNRRPARKSPPSSK, encoded by the coding sequence GTGCCCGACCAGCGTTCCGACACCGCGTTGTTGATCATCGATGTCATCAACGATCTGGAGTTCCCGGGCGGGGAGCGGGTGCTGCCCTGGGCGGAGCGGATGGTCGAGCGGCTCGCCCCCTTCGCGCAGCGCATGCGCAAGGCGGGCGTGCCCGTCATCTACGTCAATGACAACTTCGACCACTGGCGCAGCAACTTCAGCGATGTCTACAAGTACTGCACGCGCCCGGGCGCTCGTGGCCGCAAGGTGGCGCGAGCCCTCAAGCCCGATCCGGACGACTACTTCATCCTCAAGCCCAAGCACTCGGCCTTCTTCGCCACGTCGCTCGTGCCGCTCCTGCAGCACCTGGGCACGAAGAAGCTCATCCTCTCGGGCATCGCCACCAACCTGTGCGTCTTCTTCAGCGCCCACGACGCGCACATGTATGAGTACAAGCTCACCGTGCTCAGCGACTGCTGCTGCGCCGAGAGCGACACCGACCATGATCTCGCGCTGCGGCAGCTCCAGCAGTTCCTGCGCGTGCGCGTCTGCCGCGGCGACGAAATCAAGCAGGTGAAGACCGGGAACCGGCGCCCGGCCAGGAAGAGCCCCCCGTCGAGCAAGTGA
- a CDS encoding class II glutamine amidotransferase gives MLNLLALSFEGELAPSLDLRCLAPGRKPPDGWGVGYYPGGELAASLLKEAAPHAGSIRSEMVRTWDPLESSIFLMHLRTATWGPITEANTQPFCRSAWGRDWILAHSGSLEQRLPIPLDARFQPVGSTDSEALFCRLLEWMQERGWRSLGDVDPAQLRGWLEEMNGLGPLTLVLSDGLDLCVYADRTSATRCWVWQVSPPYERLILGDEDLELDLTRRGAKSRKGFIVSTDPLASRTDTPTNWTQLPPGALMVFRQGAVRAEVLPPWAQEAGAVPSAAVAEFEARRRLRRPPEASVRVMDVHHRTVYRYAQPVERSAHKLRLTPSHDRLQSLLSHEVTLSSGVTRSEYEDVFGNRVRKVLVETPYTELVIEGRSRVELRDTDPLGYRPLRERSTLPLVWMPWQRNMLQPYLLPPELPETQLEELVEYAMSFARRNDFDLLDTLLDINFSIFKEYRYVQGSTHLGTTPFDVYSARQGVCQDFANVFICLARLLGVPARYTCGYIYTGPKHANHAQSEATHAWVQVYLPEVGWKGFDPTNGILTQTDHVRVAVGRQYSDCTPTAGTIFLGGGGEKLEVSVRCEPVEPGAK, from the coding sequence ATGCTCAACCTGCTCGCGCTGTCCTTCGAAGGAGAGCTCGCCCCCAGCCTCGACCTGCGCTGCCTGGCTCCAGGCCGCAAGCCGCCGGATGGCTGGGGTGTGGGTTACTACCCGGGGGGCGAACTCGCGGCCAGCCTCCTCAAGGAGGCCGCTCCGCACGCGGGCAGCATCCGCAGTGAGATGGTGCGCACGTGGGATCCGCTGGAGTCCTCCATCTTCCTCATGCACCTGCGCACGGCGACGTGGGGGCCCATCACCGAGGCCAACACCCAGCCCTTCTGCCGCAGTGCCTGGGGCCGCGACTGGATCCTGGCCCACAGCGGCAGCCTCGAGCAGCGGCTGCCCATTCCCCTGGACGCGCGCTTCCAGCCGGTGGGCTCCACGGACTCGGAGGCGCTCTTCTGCCGCCTGCTGGAGTGGATGCAGGAGCGGGGCTGGCGCTCGCTGGGCGACGTGGACCCGGCCCAGCTTCGCGGCTGGTTGGAGGAGATGAATGGTCTGGGTCCGCTGACGCTCGTGCTCTCGGACGGGCTGGACCTGTGCGTCTACGCGGACCGCACCTCGGCCACCCGGTGCTGGGTGTGGCAGGTGTCTCCGCCCTACGAGCGGCTCATCCTCGGCGACGAGGACCTGGAGTTGGATCTCACGCGGCGTGGGGCCAAGAGCCGCAAGGGCTTCATCGTCAGCACGGATCCCCTGGCCTCGCGCACCGATACGCCCACGAACTGGACGCAGCTGCCCCCGGGCGCGTTGATGGTGTTCCGCCAGGGCGCCGTGCGCGCCGAGGTGCTGCCGCCCTGGGCGCAGGAGGCGGGCGCCGTCCCCTCCGCCGCCGTCGCCGAGTTCGAGGCCCGCCGCCGGCTGCGCCGCCCGCCCGAGGCCTCGGTGCGGGTGATGGACGTGCACCACCGCACCGTCTACCGCTACGCGCAGCCCGTGGAGCGCAGCGCGCACAAGTTGCGGCTCACCCCCTCCCATGACCGGCTCCAGTCGCTGCTCTCGCACGAGGTGACGCTCTCCTCGGGGGTGACGCGCTCCGAGTACGAGGACGTCTTCGGCAACCGGGTGCGCAAGGTGCTCGTGGAGACGCCCTACACGGAGCTCGTCATCGAGGGGCGCTCGCGCGTGGAGCTGCGCGACACGGATCCGCTGGGCTACCGCCCGCTGCGCGAGCGCTCCACGCTGCCGCTCGTGTGGATGCCCTGGCAGCGCAACATGCTCCAGCCCTACCTGCTGCCGCCGGAGCTGCCGGAGACGCAACTGGAGGAGCTCGTCGAGTACGCGATGAGCTTCGCGCGCCGCAACGACTTCGACCTGCTGGACACGCTGCTGGACATCAACTTCAGCATCTTCAAGGAGTACCGCTACGTCCAGGGCTCCACCCACCTGGGCACCACGCCCTTCGACGTGTACTCGGCGCGCCAGGGCGTGTGTCAGGACTTCGCCAACGTCTTCATCTGCCTGGCGCGGCTGTTGGGCGTGCCCGCGCGCTACACGTGCGGCTACATCTACACCGGGCCCAAGCACGCCAACCACGCCCAGTCCGAGGCCACGCACGCCTGGGTGCAGGTGTACCTGCCCGAGGTGGGCTGGAAGGGCTTCGATCCCACCAACGGCATCCTCACCCAGACGGACCACGTGCGCGTCGCCGTGGGCCGGCAGTACTCGGACTGCACGCCCACCGCGGGCACCATCTTCCTGGGCGGAGGCGGCGAGAAGCTCGAGGTCTCCGTGCGCTGCGAGCCCGTGGAGCCCGGGGCGAAGTGA
- a CDS encoding alpha-E domain-containing protein, with protein sequence MIARIAEHCFWLGRYLERAESLARVLQMTEQLSLDAELASEHCWTPVLAIFGERQAFAARHGVEAESDGEAVQGFMTWEESNLSSLVSTLSQAREGARTIREVVSRECWEVTNELYLWLVGGAGQQEYALSRFGFYQHIRRMVQLCLGLFRSTMLHDTPLDFIWLGVMLERVGQTARLLDVHHHVFSGMKPGHPVVETTLWLSLLRACSGFEPFMKTHSGRVTGDAVAAFLLFDSRFPRSVHYCLDSVYRYLVRLCPPDVEGQPGRESLAFILPLLAELRPQSLASPDATVHALLTRMVEGTAELCSLISQEYFGRKPVIPDQTLGVQVMTG encoded by the coding sequence ATGATCGCCCGGATCGCCGAGCACTGTTTCTGGTTGGGCCGCTACCTGGAGCGCGCGGAGAGCCTCGCCCGGGTGTTGCAGATGACCGAGCAGCTCTCGCTGGACGCGGAGCTGGCCTCGGAGCACTGCTGGACGCCGGTGCTGGCCATCTTCGGCGAGCGTCAGGCCTTCGCCGCCCGCCATGGTGTCGAGGCGGAGTCGGATGGCGAGGCCGTGCAGGGCTTCATGACCTGGGAGGAGAGCAACCTGTCGAGCCTCGTGAGCACCCTGTCCCAGGCGCGCGAGGGCGCGCGCACCATCCGCGAGGTGGTGAGCCGCGAGTGCTGGGAGGTGACGAACGAGCTGTACCTGTGGCTGGTGGGCGGTGCGGGACAGCAGGAGTACGCCCTGTCGCGCTTCGGCTTCTACCAGCACATCCGCCGCATGGTGCAACTGTGCCTGGGGCTGTTCCGCAGCACCATGCTGCACGACACGCCCCTGGACTTCATCTGGCTGGGGGTGATGCTCGAGCGCGTGGGCCAGACGGCGCGGCTGCTGGACGTGCACCACCACGTCTTCTCGGGGATGAAGCCCGGCCACCCCGTGGTGGAGACGACGCTGTGGCTGTCCCTGCTCCGGGCCTGCTCCGGCTTCGAGCCCTTCATGAAGACGCACTCCGGCCGGGTGACGGGGGACGCCGTGGCGGCCTTCCTCCTGTTCGACTCGCGCTTTCCACGCTCGGTCCACTACTGCCTGGACTCCGTGTACCGCTACCTCGTGCGGCTGTGTCCCCCCGACGTCGAGGGACAGCCGGGCAGGGAATCCCTCGCCTTCATCCTCCCCTTGCTCGCCGAACTGCGGCCCCAGTCCCTGGCGAGCCCGGACGCCACCGTGCACGCCCTGCTCACCCGCATGGTGGAGGGGACCGCGGAGCTCTGCTCGCTCATCTCCCAGGAGTACTTCGGCCGCAAGCCGGTCATCCCCGACCAAACGCTGGGCGTGCAGGTGATGACTGGTTAG